A part of Lacibacter sp. H407 genomic DNA contains:
- a CDS encoding MBL fold metallo-hydrolase — protein MKQLPTHNPDLPFIKDGWHGNLLNEKQQYINLDGPSERSVSELFKWQVEANPLKPLKKKQQPNVEVIINPTLTSNREDGIVWLGHASFLFTVSGKHFITDPVLYNVGPVKRLTPLPCDVADLKHIDYILLSHNHRDHCDQKSMQQLCTLNPSAIILTGLNIAPLLRSWEITNPIVEAGWYQRYQLETDVAVTYLPAKHWNRRGLNDMNNMLWGSFMLEGNQRKIYFGADSGLGIHFSEIAQLFPNIDVALLGIGAYKPEWFMHTAHTSPADALVAFEQLQAKQLIPMHHATFDLSDEPIFYPKQELLLLQEQLGVAAVNHLSIGNKLQL, from the coding sequence ATGAAACAACTTCCAACACATAATCCCGATCTACCGTTTATTAAAGATGGTTGGCATGGTAATCTGTTGAATGAAAAACAACAGTACATCAATCTGGATGGACCATCAGAACGAAGTGTAAGTGAATTATTCAAATGGCAGGTGGAAGCGAATCCACTAAAGCCGTTGAAGAAAAAACAACAGCCGAATGTAGAGGTGATAATCAATCCAACGCTTACAAGCAATCGGGAAGATGGGATTGTATGGTTGGGGCATGCAAGTTTTCTGTTCACAGTCAGCGGTAAACATTTTATTACTGATCCGGTATTGTACAATGTTGGTCCGGTAAAACGATTAACGCCATTGCCATGTGATGTTGCAGATCTCAAGCACATCGATTATATTTTGCTGTCGCATAATCATCGTGATCATTGCGATCAGAAAAGTATGCAACAGTTGTGTACATTAAATCCATCCGCCATTATTCTTACAGGTTTAAATATTGCGCCTTTATTACGTAGCTGGGAAATTACCAACCCTATTGTTGAAGCTGGTTGGTATCAACGCTATCAGTTAGAAACAGATGTTGCGGTTACCTACTTACCTGCCAAACATTGGAACAGACGTGGACTCAATGATATGAATAATATGTTGTGGGGAAGTTTTATGCTGGAAGGCAATCAGCGAAAGATCTATTTTGGTGCCGACAGTGGTTTGGGCATTCACTTCAGCGAAATTGCCCAGCTCTTTCCCAATATTGATGTGGCCTTGCTGGGCATCGGCGCATACAAACCTGAATGGTTTATGCATACGGCACATACAAGTCCGGCAGATGCATTGGTTGCTTTTGAACAATTGCAGGCAAAACAATTGATTCCCATGCATCATGCTACATTTGATTTGAGCGATGAGCCCATCTTTTATCCGAAGCAGGAGTTGCTCTTGTTGCAGGAGCAATTGGGCGTTGCTGCAGTCAATCATCTTTCTATCGGAAACAAATTACAGTTGTAG
- the trhA gene encoding PAQR family membrane homeostasis protein TrhA, translated as MTEQHSNLRLEIANSITHGIGIIFGIAALPVLSAIAANKDHTVAVVGAAIYGFSFILLFTFSTLYHAFQNPKVKAVLHVFDHISIYFLIAGTYTPFLLNYMLNTTGIVMLSVLWGLTLIGISFKIFFTGRFNYISTVIYLGMGWILLFSGRQFFAAIPGPVLTMIIIGGLLYSIGVIFYLWEKLHYHHVIWHLFVLAAAICHYVAVLLMV; from the coding sequence ATGACAGAGCAGCACAGTAACCTCCGGCTTGAAATTGCCAATAGTATTACACACGGTATCGGAATTATTTTTGGTATTGCTGCGCTGCCGGTATTGAGTGCAATTGCTGCGAATAAAGATCATACCGTTGCTGTTGTTGGCGCAGCCATTTATGGATTCTCGTTTATACTTCTGTTTACATTCTCAACGCTGTACCATGCATTTCAGAATCCAAAAGTGAAAGCTGTGCTGCATGTATTCGATCACATCAGTATATATTTTCTAATTGCAGGAACATACACTCCTTTTCTGTTGAACTACATGTTAAACACAACCGGCATTGTAATGCTGAGTGTATTGTGGGGACTCACATTGATCGGCATCTCCTTTAAAATATTTTTTACAGGCAGGTTCAATTACATCTCAACAGTCATTTATCTCGGTATGGGTTGGATCTTATTGTTCAGCGGCCGGCAGTTTTTTGCAGCTATTCCAGGCCCCGTTTTAACTATGATCATTATTGGCGGTTTACTGTACAGCATCGGTGTTATTTTTTATCTCTGGGAAAAGCTGCACTATCATCATGTTATCTGGCATTTGTTTGTACTGGCGGCTGCTATCTGTCATTATGTAGCTGTATTGTTGATGGTATAA
- a CDS encoding YjjG family noncanonical pyrimidine nucleotidase has protein sequence MNYRHLFFDLDHTLWDFDANAMETLADVYKDLDLQTAGINDFDLFCKHYLHHNAVLWDRYHHGYITAEELKWKRMWRTLLEFKNGSEELARKMSGYFLEVLPTKQNLFPYTHEILQHLKEKEYKLHLITNGFEKTQWRKLDNSKLGQYFEEVITSETSNSVKPNKEIFEYALRITGAELKQSIMIGDNLDADIKGAINAGMDSIFVNHINAELKGIKPTYVITHLRELEEIF, from the coding sequence ATGAACTATCGTCACTTGTTTTTCGACCTCGACCATACCCTTTGGGATTTTGATGCCAATGCTATGGAAACGTTGGCGGATGTATATAAGGATCTCGATCTGCAAACAGCCGGCATCAATGACTTTGATCTGTTTTGCAAACACTACCTGCACCACAATGCTGTACTATGGGATCGCTATCATCACGGATACATTACAGCCGAGGAACTGAAGTGGAAACGGATGTGGCGCACCTTACTTGAATTTAAAAATGGCAGCGAAGAACTGGCTCGTAAAATGAGCGGCTATTTCCTTGAGGTATTACCCACAAAACAAAACCTGTTTCCATATACCCATGAAATTCTGCAACATTTAAAAGAGAAGGAATACAAGCTTCACCTCATTACCAATGGTTTTGAAAAAACACAATGGCGAAAATTAGACAACAGCAAACTGGGACAATATTTTGAAGAAGTGATCACCAGCGAAACCAGCAACAGTGTAAAACCAAACAAAGAAATTTTTGAATACGCCCTTCGTATTACCGGTGCTGAGTTAAAACAAAGCATTATGATCGGTGATAATTTAGATGCCGATATTAAAGGCGCCATTAACGCAGGAATGGATTCGATTTTTGTGAATCATATCAATGCAGAGTTGAAAGGAATAAAGCCAACGTATGTGATTACGCATTTGAGGGAATTGGAGGAGATATTTTAG
- a CDS encoding CPBP family intramembrane glutamic endopeptidase, giving the protein MYENQYQRKLEPPIEFLILIGIWVGCFVIGSAAAIPIWIGMTGKSLFDMQKEMFNPANVDAVKVMQVVSTIIIFFIPAFVTARIASKQPFERLGFKKGLHINRAVTAILIMLCALPFVGFLAELNKAIPITASMKKMFDGMESQYAEQVKLMATFKTPADYVIALFIIALMPAIVEEVFFRGAMQSIFMRWFKIPWLVIFITGFIFSAIHFSWYGFIPRVALGMVLGYIFYYTGNLWYSIIAHFFNNALMVTILYWQYTKDKKIDMEVGDSAPWWAGVISAAILVGLFILLKKLTATKVYPDSIAAVQNNSSPNQYLK; this is encoded by the coding sequence ATGTACGAAAATCAATATCAGCGCAAGTTAGAACCACCAATCGAGTTTTTGATCCTCATCGGTATCTGGGTAGGATGTTTTGTGATCGGCAGTGCAGCGGCCATTCCTATCTGGATCGGTATGACGGGCAAGTCGTTGTTTGACATGCAAAAAGAAATGTTCAATCCTGCAAACGTGGATGCCGTAAAGGTGATGCAGGTAGTTTCGACCATCATCATTTTTTTTATTCCTGCTTTTGTAACGGCACGTATTGCCAGCAAGCAACCATTTGAACGGTTAGGGTTTAAAAAAGGATTGCATATTAACCGGGCAGTTACTGCGATACTGATCATGTTATGTGCGTTGCCCTTTGTTGGTTTTTTAGCAGAGTTGAACAAAGCCATTCCCATTACTGCATCTATGAAAAAAATGTTTGATGGCATGGAATCGCAATATGCAGAACAGGTAAAGCTGATGGCGACATTTAAAACTCCTGCTGATTATGTAATTGCATTATTCATTATTGCCCTGATGCCTGCGATTGTGGAAGAGGTGTTTTTCAGAGGTGCCATGCAAAGCATTTTTATGCGTTGGTTTAAAATTCCCTGGCTGGTGATCTTTATAACCGGATTTATTTTCAGCGCCATCCACTTTTCCTGGTATGGATTTATACCACGTGTTGCTTTGGGAATGGTACTCGGTTATATTTTTTATTACACCGGTAATTTATGGTACAGCATCATTGCACACTTTTTTAATAATGCGTTGATGGTAACAATTCTGTATTGGCAATACACAAAAGATAAAAAGATCGATATGGAAGTGGGTGATAGTGCGCCTTGGTGGGCAGGAGTCATCAGTGCGGCGATATTGGTGGGCCTGTTTATTTTATTAAAAAAACTGACGGCAACAAAAGTATATCCCGACAGTATTGCTGCTGTACAAAACAACTCATCGCCCAACCAATATCTTAAATAA
- the dusB gene encoding tRNA dihydrouridine synthase DusB: MVKIGNISLPEFPLLLAPMEDVSDPPFRAVCKDNGADMMFSEFISSEGLIRDAIKSRQKLDFEEEERPFGIQIFGGDEEALGMSARICETVNPDLVDINFGCPVKKVAMKGAGAGVLKDVDLMVRLTASVVNSTSLPVTVKTRLGWDDNTKNIEEVAERLQDVGIKALSIHGRTRSQMYKGEADWTLIAKVKNNPRIHIPIFGNGDIDSAEKAVEYKNRYGVDGVMIGRAAIGYPWIFNEIKHFVKTGEHLPPPTIEQRVEVCRKHLHKSFEWKGPKVGIFEMRRHYANYLKGLPNIKEYRGKLVTLNTVEEIDAVLDEIVVKFSGFEFAPSKIELINYHEKCPVN, encoded by the coding sequence GTGGTAAAGATAGGTAACATATCGCTTCCTGAGTTTCCGCTCCTCCTTGCTCCGATGGAGGATGTGAGTGATCCTCCATTCCGTGCTGTTTGCAAGGATAATGGTGCCGATATGATGTTCAGTGAATTCATCAGTAGTGAAGGATTGATTCGTGATGCCATCAAGAGCCGCCAGAAACTCGATTTTGAAGAAGAGGAACGTCCATTCGGTATTCAGATTTTTGGTGGTGATGAAGAAGCGCTCGGCATGAGTGCACGTATTTGCGAAACCGTAAATCCTGATCTGGTTGACATCAACTTCGGTTGCCCCGTAAAGAAAGTGGCGATGAAGGGTGCGGGTGCCGGTGTGTTGAAAGATGTTGACCTGATGGTGCGGTTAACCGCCTCCGTTGTTAACTCCACTTCGTTGCCTGTTACTGTAAAAACAAGATTGGGCTGGGACGACAATACCAAGAACATTGAAGAAGTGGCTGAACGTTTGCAGGATGTTGGTATTAAAGCCTTGAGTATTCACGGACGTACACGTAGCCAGATGTATAAAGGTGAAGCCGATTGGACACTCATCGCTAAAGTGAAAAACAATCCACGTATTCATATCCCGATTTTTGGCAATGGTGATATCGACAGTGCTGAAAAAGCAGTGGAGTACAAAAACCGTTATGGCGTTGATGGCGTGATGATCGGTCGTGCAGCCATTGGTTACCCATGGATCTTTAACGAGATCAAACATTTTGTAAAAACAGGAGAGCATCTTCCACCACCAACAATTGAGCAACGGGTTGAAGTTTGTCGCAAACACTTGCATAAATCTTTCGAATGGAAAGGACCGAAAGTGGGCATCTTCGAAATGCGTCGTCATTACGCCAATTATCTGAAAGGCCTTCCTAACATTAAAGAATATCGTGGCAAATTAGTTACGCTGAACACGGTTGAAGAAATAGATGCGGTGTTAGATGAGATCGTTGTAAAGTTCAGCGGTTTTGAATTTGCTCCTTCGAAAATTGAATTGATCAACTACCACGAGAAGTGCCCGGTGAATTAA
- a CDS encoding transposase, with protein sequence MSDTNYKGHRNSYTELSAVYFWTITIRNWAHLLKEDAYKEIIISSFKWLCDKKLVEIYGYVIMPNHIHLLWQQFAMNGKEFPKNSFEKFTSHQFQKKLVAENPEKLLQFSVSASDRKYNFWQRDPLAVHIFSKDVAEQKLNYLHYNPLQDHWNLCRLPEDYRFSSARFYESGFDEFEILTHYMDAF encoded by the coding sequence ATGTCTGATACTAACTATAAAGGACACCGAAATTCCTATACAGAGTTAAGTGCTGTTTATTTCTGGACAATCACAATCAGGAATTGGGCACATCTTTTAAAAGAAGACGCATACAAAGAAATAATTATCTCCAGTTTTAAATGGCTATGCGATAAAAAATTGGTTGAAATTTATGGGTATGTGATAATGCCGAATCATATCCATCTTCTGTGGCAACAATTTGCCATGAATGGAAAAGAGTTTCCCAAGAATAGCTTTGAAAAATTCACTTCTCATCAATTTCAAAAAAAGCTGGTAGCAGAAAATCCAGAGAAGCTACTTCAATTTTCTGTTTCAGCATCAGATCGAAAGTATAATTTTTGGCAACGAGATCCACTGGCTGTGCATATTTTCAGCAAAGATGTCGCAGAGCAAAAGTTGAATTATTTACATTACAACCCTTTGCAAGATCATTGGAACTTATGTCGATTACCAGAAGACTATCGATTTTCATCAGCAAGATTTTATGAATCAGGGTTTGATGAATTTGAAATTCTTACGCATTATATGGATGCATTTTGA
- a CDS encoding phosphatidate cytidylyltransferase produces MAFNWQTFRTRALTALLFVAIMLVGLLWNKWSFLLLFSIIHFGCWFEYQKLVGLIDKGYQTINPFHKYGVMLGGYGLLLFFTNDWFVTDKVSLHSIGWVLALIGLLIIPLSELLFSKHFNFKYIAHSVFGLIYISFSWALLLSLRSGAMWMPQNGDDCNADAFSIISFSLAEITGFVVPLIIIGSIWVNDTMAYIVGSLIGKTPLSSISPKKTWEGTIGGFILAVIVMGIIGHLMQPYSAGLWAAIAAVAAIAGTFGDLLESKLKRLAAVKDSGSFMPGHGGFLDRFDSLLLATPFVWILLKLIN; encoded by the coding sequence ATGGCGTTTAACTGGCAAACATTCCGCACACGTGCACTTACAGCTTTGCTGTTTGTTGCAATTATGCTTGTTGGCTTGTTGTGGAATAAATGGAGTTTTCTGCTGTTGTTCAGCATCATTCATTTTGGTTGCTGGTTCGAATACCAGAAACTGGTGGGTCTGATCGACAAAGGATATCAAACCATCAATCCATTTCATAAGTATGGTGTAATGCTGGGCGGTTATGGACTGCTGTTATTCTTTACCAACGATTGGTTTGTTACGGACAAAGTATCGCTTCATTCGATTGGTTGGGTATTAGCGTTGATCGGCTTGTTGATCATCCCTTTAAGTGAGTTGTTGTTTTCCAAACATTTTAATTTTAAATACATCGCCCATTCAGTATTCGGACTGATCTATATTTCATTTAGTTGGGCATTGTTGCTCAGTCTTCGAAGTGGTGCAATGTGGATGCCGCAAAATGGTGACGATTGTAATGCTGATGCATTTTCGATAATCTCATTTTCATTAGCAGAAATAACAGGCTTTGTAGTTCCATTAATCATAATCGGTTCAATTTGGGTAAATGATACCATGGCATACATTGTTGGTTCATTGATTGGCAAAACACCATTAAGTTCCATTTCTCCTAAAAAAACATGGGAAGGAACAATTGGCGGATTCATTCTTGCAGTTATAGTGATGGGTATAATTGGTCATTTGATGCAGCCATACTCCGCAGGTTTATGGGCCGCTATAGCAGCAGTGGCAGCCATAGCCGGAACCTTTGGCGATTTGCTGGAAAGTAAATTGAAACGATTGGCTGCCGTAAAAGATAGTGGTAGTTTTATGCCGGGTCATGGTGGTTTTCTCGATCGCTTTGATTCTTTATTACTGGCAACACCTTTTGTATGGATCCTCTTAAAACTGATAAACTGA
- a CDS encoding phosphatidylserine decarboxylase family protein, protein MTIHREGFKSISIAAVLFIVINLLVFNFVSPGLPILSWLIFAVTLFFFLFIVSFFRIPKRSTPPNEHAIYSPCDGKVVVIEEITDVEYFKDKRIQLSVFMSPANVHVNVNPIAGEVNYSQYHKGKYLVAWNPKSSTENERHSVVLSNDRIVILVKQIAGAVAKRIVNYLQPGQKVEQGGELGFIKFGSRVDLLLPPGTKINVKLNEKVQAGVTVLAEY, encoded by the coding sequence ATGACCATTCACAGAGAAGGATTCAAAAGTATTTCCATTGCAGCCGTTTTATTTATCGTTATCAACCTGCTGGTGTTCAATTTTGTAAGCCCGGGGTTGCCCATATTATCCTGGCTCATTTTTGCAGTAACCTTATTTTTCTTCCTGTTTATTGTTTCCTTCTTTCGTATTCCGAAGCGTAGTACACCACCCAACGAACATGCGATCTACAGTCCCTGCGATGGCAAAGTGGTAGTGATCGAAGAAATAACCGATGTTGAATATTTCAAAGACAAACGCATTCAGTTAAGTGTGTTTATGAGCCCGGCGAATGTACATGTGAATGTAAATCCTATTGCAGGTGAAGTGAATTATTCGCAATACCACAAAGGTAAATACCTCGTTGCCTGGAATCCGAAATCATCCACCGAAAATGAACGTCATAGTGTGGTGTTGAGTAACGATCGTATTGTGATCCTTGTAAAACAAATTGCAGGAGCTGTTGCCAAACGCATCGTAAACTATCTCCAACCCGGACAAAAAGTAGAGCAGGGCGGTGAACTTGGTTTTATCAAATTCGGTTCACGTGTAGATCTGTTGTTGCCTCCCGGTACAAAGATCAATGTAAAGTTGAATGAGAAAGTGCAGGCAGGCGTTACGGTGCTGGCTGAATATTGA
- a CDS encoding DUF6958 family protein: MAKAVAKTITVTHPVTGTERKFDAAIYEPFKAAILQSLKGSKGKTFSELTDDVVKIIRKQMPGFTKSIPWYTISIRLDLETRGLVETFVEKGKKLNRLAK, from the coding sequence ATGGCAAAAGCAGTTGCTAAAACAATCACAGTTACACATCCTGTAACAGGAACAGAACGGAAATTTGATGCCGCTATTTACGAACCGTTCAAAGCGGCCATTCTGCAAAGTCTCAAAGGCAGTAAGGGTAAAACGTTTTCTGAATTAACGGATGACGTGGTAAAGATCATCCGCAAACAAATGCCGGGCTTTACCAAATCGATTCCCTGGTACACCATCTCCATCCGTCTCGATCTTGAAACAAGAGGGCTTGTAGAAACCTTTGTTGAGAAAGGGAAAAAGCTCAACCGTCTTGCAAAATAA
- a CDS encoding nucleoside deaminase → MTDEYFMQQALKEAVIAYEEGEVPVGAVVVMEGKIIARGHNMTEKLNDPTAHAEMIALTSAFSHIGAKYLPGATLYVTVEPCLMCAGALYWSKLTRIVWGADDEKNGHKRITKDESPFHQKAEINTGILKDECARLMKDFFAAKR, encoded by the coding sequence ATGACGGACGAATATTTCATGCAACAGGCACTTAAAGAAGCAGTGATCGCTTATGAAGAAGGCGAAGTACCGGTGGGTGCCGTAGTGGTAATGGAAGGAAAAATTATTGCACGTGGTCATAACATGACGGAGAAACTCAATGACCCCACAGCACATGCGGAGATGATTGCGTTAACATCAGCCTTCAGTCATATCGGTGCAAAATATTTACCAGGTGCAACATTGTATGTAACGGTTGAACCTTGTTTGATGTGTGCAGGTGCGTTATACTGGAGCAAACTGACCCGCATTGTATGGGGAGCTGACGATGAAAAGAACGGACACAAACGCATTACGAAAGATGAATCTCCATTTCATCAAAAGGCAGAAATAAACACCGGAATTTTAAAAGACGAGTGCGCCCGTTTAATGAAAGATTTCTTTGCAGCAAAACGATAG
- a CDS encoding DMT family transporter, producing MNWFLLIIAGLFEVGFATCLGKARATSGNTSLYWMVGFFVCLSISMFLLYKATQTLPIGTAYAVWTGIGAVGTVIMGIIFFKEPADFWRLFFITTLIASIIGLKAVSSH from the coding sequence ATGAACTGGTTCCTCCTCATCATTGCAGGTTTATTTGAAGTTGGTTTTGCTACCTGTCTTGGGAAAGCAAGAGCAACAAGCGGCAATACATCTTTGTACTGGATGGTTGGCTTTTTTGTTTGCCTCAGCATCAGCATGTTTTTATTGTATAAAGCCACGCAAACATTACCGATTGGTACAGCCTATGCAGTTTGGACAGGCATTGGTGCAGTTGGAACAGTCATTATGGGAATAATTTTCTTTAAAGAGCCCGCCGATTTCTGGCGACTGTTTTTTATTACAACATTGATCGCTTCCATTATTGGATTGAAAGCAGTCTCATCGCATTAA
- a CDS encoding glutathione peroxidase produces MRKLKRVTVVLLMIAIVAMSYFFYVNRNSAGMTTRQKVLKAVYPAWIFFTKLIGKNTDALANEHQKPAVPFHSLKGILNNGTTYDFSSLKGKKVLLVNTASNCGYTGQYDELQQLQKKFENKLVILGFPANDFKEQEKGSDEEIAQFCKVNFGVTFPLMKKSSVVKSETQNEVFKWLTDSTKNGWNGKQPSWNFSKYLVNEEGILTHYFDPSVSPTSEQMLKEIEQ; encoded by the coding sequence ATGCGTAAACTTAAACGTGTTACCGTTGTTTTATTGATGATCGCTATAGTGGCGATGAGTTATTTTTTTTATGTAAACCGAAACAGTGCAGGTATGACAACAAGACAAAAAGTATTAAAAGCAGTTTACCCGGCATGGATATTTTTTACAAAACTGATTGGTAAAAACACCGATGCGTTGGCAAATGAACACCAGAAGCCGGCCGTTCCGTTCCATTCACTCAAGGGTATTTTGAACAATGGGACTACGTACGACTTTTCATCCTTGAAAGGAAAGAAAGTGTTGTTGGTAAATACCGCCAGCAATTGTGGTTACACCGGGCAGTATGATGAGCTGCAACAGCTCCAGAAAAAATTTGAGAATAAACTGGTGATCCTCGGTTTCCCTGCCAATGATTTTAAAGAACAGGAAAAAGGAAGTGATGAAGAGATCGCACAATTTTGCAAAGTCAACTTTGGCGTTACATTTCCGTTGATGAAAAAAAGTTCGGTTGTAAAAAGTGAAACGCAGAACGAAGTATTCAAATGGCTTACCGATTCAACCAAGAATGGATGGAATGGGAAACAGCCAAGCTGGAATTTTTCGAAGTACCTCGTAAACGAAGAAGGAATTCTTACGCATTATTTTGATCCTTCTGTTTCTCCAACCAGTGAACAGATGTTGAAAGAAATCGAACAATAG
- a CDS encoding aldehyde dehydrogenase family protein, which yields MNSYQSIYDAQVAFYKSGATRSLAFRRQQLKKLEAVLRNNEKKIEEALLKDLGKHAQEVYMTELGPVYEEIRVQLRGVRQWMQPQLVDTPLYLLPSVTKMYPEPVGNVLVISPWNYPVLLTYRAVAGAIAAGNTVLIKHSELSAHTSAVLEQLINENFETEFIHAVAGEGAVVVTALLDQFHFGHVFFTGGTEIGKKIMAMAAKHLSPVSLELGGKSPCIVDASADLKMAAKRIVWGKLLNCGQSCVAPDYLVVHESVKDKLIHSIIGTIEQSYGTDRAANDNYGCIINAKRFQSIVKYLKEGKIVYGGDVNEASRHIGPTIMDEVKPDATVMKEEIFGPVLPVFSYKENSEVLQLIALNPNPLAVYVFSTSKTNQRFFIENISFGAGCINETIYQLGNHSIPFGGIGTSGHGGHLGKFSFDTFTHYKGVVKKANWFEPFFRYPPFNRSKLRLWRLALGRK from the coding sequence ATGAATTCATATCAATCCATATACGATGCACAGGTTGCTTTCTACAAATCAGGTGCAACCCGTTCGCTTGCCTTTCGCAGGCAACAGTTAAAAAAACTGGAAGCCGTTTTACGCAACAATGAAAAAAAGATCGAAGAAGCATTGTTGAAAGATCTGGGTAAGCATGCACAGGAAGTTTATATGACAGAGCTTGGTCCTGTGTATGAAGAGATCCGTGTGCAGTTGCGGGGCGTTCGGCAGTGGATGCAGCCACAATTGGTTGATACGCCATTGTATCTACTTCCCTCAGTTACAAAAATGTATCCTGAACCTGTTGGGAATGTATTGGTGATATCACCCTGGAATTATCCTGTGTTGCTCACCTACCGGGCAGTGGCAGGTGCTATTGCTGCGGGTAATACAGTGCTCATTAAGCATTCGGAATTAAGTGCACATACATCTGCCGTACTGGAGCAACTCATCAATGAAAATTTTGAAACGGAATTTATACATGCAGTTGCAGGCGAAGGTGCAGTGGTTGTTACAGCATTGCTTGATCAGTTTCATTTTGGGCATGTGTTTTTTACAGGAGGTACAGAGATTGGAAAAAAGATCATGGCGATGGCGGCAAAACATTTATCACCGGTATCGTTGGAGTTGGGCGGAAAAAGCCCGTGCATTGTAGATGCAAGTGCCGATCTGAAAATGGCAGCGAAACGAATTGTATGGGGGAAGTTGCTCAACTGCGGGCAAAGCTGTGTGGCTCCGGATTATTTGGTGGTGCATGAAAGTGTAAAAGATAAACTGATCCACAGCATTATTGGAACAATTGAACAATCGTATGGTACAGACCGTGCAGCAAATGATAATTATGGATGTATTATCAATGCAAAACGGTTCCAGTCCATTGTAAAATATTTGAAAGAAGGAAAGATCGTATATGGAGGTGATGTAAATGAAGCAAGCAGACATATTGGTCCAACCATCATGGATGAAGTGAAACCAGATGCAACAGTAATGAAAGAAGAAATATTCGGTCCGGTATTGCCGGTGTTTTCTTATAAAGAAAACAGTGAAGTGTTGCAATTGATCGCTTTGAATCCAAATCCGTTGGCGGTATATGTATTCAGCACCTCCAAAACAAACCAGCGCTTCTTTATTGAGAATATCAGTTTCGGAGCAGGTTGTATCAACGAAACCATCTATCAATTGGGAAACCATAGTATACCATTTGGAGGAATTGGTACAAGCGGCCATGGCGGACATTTGGGTAAATTCTCATTCGATACATTTACACATTACAAAGGTGTTGTAAAAAAAGCCAATTGGTTTGAACCATTTTTCAGGTATCCGCCGTTTAACAGATCCAAACTTCGATTATGGCGTTTGGCATTGGGAAGAAAATAA
- a CDS encoding M949_RS01915 family surface polysaccharide biosynthesis protein, protein MIRICVILVLGLLLSCKNKKQEGAATPVVQEQKNVSEVEEVTAAVSALLPLPSSYQLKRAKKWHDVSGENWLVLYETGAYIEKGQTDASAKLSAVLYQKTDSGFVTKWKMKDNITNCGLDITCTFYDDHLSITDLDSNGIAEITMVYALSCKGDVSPNEKKLIMYEAGKKYAIRGEELMILQNDTIGGSWKADTAFSDAPKAFLSFAVEHWKKFGQQQYQ, encoded by the coding sequence ATGATACGTATTTGTGTGATACTGGTTTTGGGGCTGCTACTCTCTTGTAAAAATAAAAAGCAGGAGGGTGCTGCAACACCTGTTGTGCAGGAACAAAAAAATGTATCAGAAGTAGAAGAAGTAACAGCTGCTGTTAGTGCATTGTTGCCGTTGCCCAGTTCGTATCAGTTGAAACGTGCAAAAAAATGGCACGATGTATCCGGTGAAAACTGGCTGGTGTTGTATGAAACGGGAGCATACATTGAAAAAGGACAAACGGATGCGTCGGCAAAACTATCAGCTGTGCTGTATCAAAAAACAGATAGTGGGTTTGTGACGAAGTGGAAGATGAAGGACAATATCACGAATTGTGGACTGGACATTACCTGTACATTTTATGATGATCATTTGTCGATCACCGATCTCGACAGCAATGGTATTGCTGAAATAACAATGGTGTATGCGTTGAGTTGCAAGGGCGATGTGAGTCCGAATGAAAAAAAGCTCATCATGTATGAAGCAGGAAAAAAATATGCGATCCGTGGTGAGGAATTAATGATTCTGCAGAACGATACTATTGGCGGAAGCTGGAAAGCCGATACCGCCTTCAGCGATGCGCCGAAAGCATTTCTTTCATTTGCAGTGGAGCATTGGAAGAAGTTTGGCCAGCAACAATACCAGTAG